Proteins encoded in a region of the Quercus lobata isolate SW786 chromosome 8, ValleyOak3.0 Primary Assembly, whole genome shotgun sequence genome:
- the LOC115957955 gene encoding glycerol-3-phosphate dehydrogenase SDP6, mitochondrial: MAARARLSRRIGAAAIAAAAGGGILLFGPTFSASDRGEAGAHISAIRQRITDPNVVVPSRATQASALIGANSANPLDMLVIGGGATGSGVALDAVTRGLRVGLVEREDFASGTSSRSTKLIHGGVRYLEKAVFNLDYGQLKLVFHALEERKQLIENAPHLCNALPCMTPCFEWFDVVYYWAGLKMYDLVAGRHLLHLSRYYSAEESSELFPTLARKGKDRNLKGTVVYFDGQMNDSRLNVGVACTAAVAGAAVLNHAEVVAFLRDEDGKRIIGARIRDNLSGKEFDTYAKVIVNAAGPFCDSVRKMVDKEARSMICPSSGVHVVLPDYYSPEGMGLIVPKTKDGRVVFMLPWLGRTVAGTTDSNTDITLLPEPHEDEIQFILDAISDYLTVKVRRTDVLSAWSGIRPLATDPSAKNTESISRDHVVCEDYPGLVTITGGKWTTYRSMAEDAVNAAIKSGKLSPTSKCITQYLCIIGGDGWDPSSFTVLAQQYVRMKKTFSGKVVPGVMDTAVAKHLSHAYGTMAERVAAIAQNEHMGKRLAHGYPYLEAEVAYCARHEYCESAVDFIARRSRLAFLDTDAAGRALPRIIEILAAEHNWDKSRKKEELEKGKGFLETFKSSKNAQFHDGKHE; this comes from the exons ATGGCAGCAAGAGCTCGCCTGAGCAGGCGAATAGGCGCCGCTGCAATCGCCGCCGCAGCCGGAGGCGGAATCCTGCTCTTCGGGCCGACGTTCTCTGCCAGCGACCGCGGTGAAGCTGGGGCACACATATCAGCAATTCGGCAGAGGATCACCGACCCCAACGTCGTCGTTCCGTCCAGGGCGACTCAGGCCTCTGCGCTGATCGGCGCCAACTCGGCCAACCCGCTCGACATGCTCGTTATCGGCGGCGGCGCCACCGGCTCCGGTGTGGCACTCGACGCTGTCACGCGTGGTCTCCGAGTCGGGCTCGTCGAGCGCGAGGATTTCGCTTCCGGCACGTCCTCAAGGTCCACCAAGCTCATTCACGGAG GGGTACGTTATTTGGAGAAAGCTGTGTTTAATCTTGACTATGGACAACTGAAGTTGGTATTCCACGCACTTGAGGAGCGTAAACAGCTTATTGAAAATGCGCCACACCTATGCAATGCTTTACCATGCATGACACCATGTTTTGAATGGTTTGATGTAGTATATTACTGGGCGGGCTTGAAAATGTACGATTTGGTAGCTGGACGACACCTGTTGCATTTGTCCAGATACTATTCTGCAGAAGAGTCTAGTGAGCTCTTCCCCACACTTGCAAGGAAGGGTAAAGATAGAAACCTGAAGGGCACAGTGGTTTATTTTGATGGCCAGATGAATGACTCGAGACTTAATGTTGGAGTAGCATGCACTGCTGCAGTAGCTGGTGCAGCAGTGCTTAACCATGCAGAAGTTGTAGCATTTCTGAGGGATGAAGATGGCAAGCGGATAATTGGTGCACGAATCCGAGATAATTTATCAG GCAAAGAGTTTGATACCTATGCAAAAGTAATTGTCAATGCTGCTGGGCCATTTTGCGACTCTGTGAGGAAAATGGTTGATAAAGAAGCACGGTCTATGATCTGTCCTAGCAGTGGTGTACATGTTGTTCTACCTGATTATTATTCACCTGAGGGAATGGGTTTAATTGTTCCTAAAACCAAGGATGGACGTGTTGTCTTCATGCTGCCATGGTTGGGACGAACAGTAGCTGGAACTACAGATTCCAACACTGACATTACGTTGCTTCCAGAACCACATGAGGATGAGATTCAATTTATACTGGACGCCATCAGTGATTACCTTACTGTTAAG GTAAGGCGAACAGATGTTCTCTCTGCATGGAGTGGTATACGCCCATTGGCAACGGATCCATCTGCAAAAAACACTGAGAGTATCTCCAGAGATCATGTTGTATGTGAAGATTATCCTGGTTTGGTCACAATTACGGGTGGGAAGTGGACTACTTACCGTAG CATGGCAGAAGATGCGGTTAATGCAGCTATAAAGTCTGGAAAGCTGAGCCCCACCAGTAAATGTATAACTCAATATTTGTGCATTATTGGTGGTGATGGATGGGATCCTTCATCATTTACAGTTCTTGCTCAACAATATGTACGCATGAAGAAGACTTTTAGTGGTAAAGTTGTTCCTGGTGTAATGGACACTGCAGTAGCAAAGCATCTTTCTCACGCATATGGAACAATGGCTGAACGAGTGGCTGCCATTGCTCAG AATGAACATATGGGGAAGAGACTTGCCCATGGATATCCTTACCTAGAGGCAGAGGTTGCATACTGTGCTCGGCATGAATACTGTGAATCTGCTGTTGATTTCATTGCCAGGAGATCTAGGCTTGCTTTCCTTGACACTGATGCAGCAGGCCGGGCATTGCCACGGATAATCGAGATATTGGCCGCAGAACACAATTGGGACAAGtcaaggaagaaagaagagcttGAGAAGGGTAAAGGATTTTTGGAGACTTTCAAGTCATCAAAGAATGCACAATTCCATGATGGAAAACACGAATAG
- the LOC115956022 gene encoding U-box domain-containing protein 14-like gives MGPTEDSHEGELLLSRLSESTKAISELSDCRNVFKKMYGNLVRRAKLLSPLFEELRDSDEGLDDDVVKAFESLRLGLDSATELLNSVNGGSKLYLALQREKIAQKFHLVTEQIEAALSEIHYDKLNLSEEVREQIELVHAQFQRAKGRIDTLDFQLDIDLATAQKEKEPDPAVLKRLSEKLHLKTINDIKKESLAFHEMVISSNGDPGDCFEKMSSLFKKIKDWVQTENPQVDTSEGEKGLIKHRSPVIPDDFRCPISLELMKDPVIVSTGQTYERSCIQKWLDAGHKTCPKTQQTLLHTALTPNYVLKSLIALWCESNGVELPKKQANCRSKKSGGGSVSDCDPAAIDALLEKLANGNTEQQRAAAGELRLLAKRNADNRVCIAEAGAIPLLVELLSSPDPRTQEHAVTALLNLSINESNKGTIVNAGAIPDIVDVLKNGSMEARENAAATLFSLSVIDENKVAIGAAGAIPALITLLCEGTPRGKKDAATAIFNLSIYQGNKARAVKAGIVTPLMRLLKDAGGGMVDEALAILAILASHPEGKTAIGQAEPIPVLVEVIRTGSPRNRENSAAVLWSLCTGDFMQLKLSKELGAEEALKELSENGTDRAKRKAGNILELLNRIEESATVNT, from the exons ATGGGTCCGACGGAGGATTCTCATGAGGGCGAGTTGTTGCTGAGTCGGCTCAGTGAGTCGACGAAGGCGATCTCTGAGTTATCGGATTGCCGAAACGTGTTTAAGAAGATGTATGGGAACTTGGTTCGGAGAGCGAAGCTGCTGAGTCCTTTGTTTGAGGAATTGAGGGACAGCGATGAAGGGCTTGACGATGACGTGGTTAAGGCTTTTGAATCGCTCAGACTCGGTTTGGATTCCGCTACCGAACTTCTCAACTCGGTCAACGGTGGCAGCAAACTCTATCTG GCTCTTCAAAGGGAAAAGATTGCTCAAAAGTTCCACCTGGTGACAGAACAAATTGAAGCAGCATTGAGTGAGATTCACTATGATAAACTTAATTTATCTGAGGAGGTTCGCGAACAG ATTGAACTAGTACATGCTCAATTCCAAAGAGCCAAGGGAAGAATTGACACACTTGATTTTCAACTGGACATTGATTTAGCCACAGcacagaaagaaaaagaacctGACCCAGCAGTACTTAAAAGACTTTCTGAAAAGCTGCATCTCAAGACTATCAATGATATAAAGAAAGAGTCACTTGCGTTCCATGAAATGGTTATCTCAAGCAATGGAGATCCAGGGGACTGCTTTGAAAAAATGTCATCCCTCTTTAAGAAGATTAAGGACTGGGTTCAGACTGAAAATCCTCAAGTGGACACCTCTGAGGGTGAAAAGGGCTTGATTAAGCACAGATCTCCTGTTATCCCAGATGATTTCAGATGTCCAATATCTCTTGAATTGATGAAAGATCCTGTGATTGTCTCTACTGGACAG aCTTATGAAAGGTCTTGCATTCAAAAATGGCTTGATGCAGGACATAAAACCTGTCCTAAGACACAGCAGACACTGTTGCACACAGCCCTAACTCCTAACTACGTTTTGAAGAGTCTGATTGCTTTATGGTGTGAAAGCAATGGTGTTGAGCTTCCAAAAAAGCAAGCGAATTGTAGAAGCAAGAAATCAGGAGGAGGCAGTGTTTCAGACTGTGATCCTGCTGCTATTGATGCCTTATTGGAAAAACTAGCAAATGGGAATACAGAACAGCAAAGAGCAGCTGCTGGTGAGCTCAGGTTGCTTGCTAAGAGGAATGCAGATAATAGAGTATGCATTGCTGAGGCAGGAGCCATACCACTTCTTGTAGAATTATTGTCCTCTCCAGATCCCCGGACACAGGAACATGCTGTTACGGCACTCCTCAACCTTTCCATCAATGAGAGTAACAAGGGAACTATTGTGAATGCAGGAGCAATACCTGATATTGTAGATGTATTGAAAAATGGCAGCATGGAAGCTAGAGAAAATGCTGCTGCCACTCTTTTCAGCTTATCTGTAATAGATGAGAACAAGGTGGCAATAGGAGCAGCCGGGGCTATCCCAGCTCTTATAACATTGCTTTGTGAGGGGACTCCAAGAGGGAAAAAGGATGCTGCCACCGCTATTTTCAATCTTTCGATCTATCAGGGAAACAAGGCAAGGGCTGTAAAGGCTGGTATCGTGACCCCATTGATGAGATTGTTGAAGGATGCTGGAGGTGGGATGGTGGATGAAGCACTTGCAATTCTGGCCATTCTTGCCAGCCATCCAGAAGGGAAGACCGCAATTGGTCAAGCGGAGCCAATTCCAGTCTTAGTGGAGGTTATAAGAACTGGTTCCCCACGCAACCGGGAGAATTCTGCAGCAGTATTGTGGTCATTATGCACAGGTGATTTTATGCAGTTGAAACTATCAAAGGAGCTTGGTGCAGAGGAGGCATTGAAGGAACTGTCAGAGAATGGCACCGACAGAGCGAAGAGAAAAGCTGGAAATATTTTAGAGCTCCTCAACCGAATTGAAGAGAGTGCTACTGTTAATACATAA